A window of the Isosphaera pallida ATCC 43644 genome harbors these coding sequences:
- the crcB gene encoding fluoride efflux transporter CrcB encodes MTDQLTLIAAISLGAVLGANARYFLNLWCARHLGTEFPWGIFLVNVTGSFLMGCVAALLAKISLPPQFGVLATVGTLGSFTTFSTYSLDGVRLLERGDWTRAAAYLGGSAILGVLAALAGLALISFLVGPES; translated from the coding sequence ATGACCGACCAACTGACTTTAATTGCCGCGATCTCCCTAGGCGCGGTCCTGGGAGCCAACGCCCGCTATTTTCTCAACCTCTGGTGCGCCCGCCACTTGGGGACCGAGTTTCCCTGGGGCATCTTCTTGGTCAACGTGACCGGCTCGTTCCTGATGGGGTGCGTCGCGGCGCTGCTGGCCAAGATCAGTTTGCCTCCCCAGTTCGGCGTGCTGGCGACCGTGGGCACCTTGGGCAGCTTCACCACGTTCTCGACCTATTCGTTGGATGGCGTGCGGTTGTTGGAACGAGGCGACTGGACACGCGCGGCCGCCTACCTCGGCGGCAGCGCGATACTGGGGGTTCTCGCCGCTCTGGCCGGACTCGCGCTGATTTCCTTCTTGGTTGGCCCCGAATCGTGA
- a CDS encoding glycine--tRNA ligase: MDMEKLVSLCKRRGFIFPSSEIYGGLNGFWDYGPLGVELKRNIKEAWWRDNVTARDDMVGLDCSIIMNPKVWEASGHVGGFSDPMVDCKATQGRYRADQMYVFTYADPRDPNRTVLLAGLGSNPEEAAEGLDRKAAKMLKIKPAEVPAPSSVTPYLDIPDDQRDRVVGPQTDEPGTLTPPRAFNLMFKTYVGALESASNIAYLRPETAQGIFANFKNVCDTTRLKIPFGIAQIGKSFRNEINPRNFTFRSREFEQMEIEFFCHPDEAATWYRYWRDARFAWYVRHGLRSDRLRLRDHDPAELAFYSTATADIEYAFPFGVSELEGIAHRGDYDLTQHQKFSGKDLSYFDDETKQRFVPHVIEPSAGADRATLAFLCEAYHEDEVGGEARTVLKFHPRLAPIKAAVLPLVKKDGMPEMAAKIYRELKTHYNVFYDEKGAIGRRYRRQDEVGTPFCLTIDGQSLQDGTVTIRDRDDCRQWRVPSANIVGVLASLMAGEPVRGEPAAASAPTEAEG, translated from the coding sequence ATGGACATGGAGAAACTCGTTTCACTGTGCAAACGGCGAGGGTTCATCTTCCCGTCGAGCGAAATCTACGGTGGACTCAACGGCTTTTGGGATTACGGGCCGCTCGGTGTCGAACTCAAGCGCAACATCAAGGAGGCATGGTGGCGGGATAACGTTACCGCACGCGACGATATGGTGGGGCTGGATTGCTCGATCATCATGAATCCCAAGGTTTGGGAAGCCTCCGGGCACGTTGGTGGTTTTTCCGACCCGATGGTTGATTGCAAAGCCACTCAAGGCCGCTACCGCGCCGATCAGATGTATGTCTTCACCTACGCCGATCCCCGCGACCCCAACCGGACGGTGTTGCTCGCCGGTCTGGGCTCCAACCCCGAGGAGGCGGCCGAGGGGCTGGACCGCAAGGCGGCTAAGATGCTCAAGATCAAGCCCGCCGAGGTGCCCGCTCCCTCAAGCGTCACCCCCTATCTGGACATTCCCGACGACCAACGCGATCGGGTCGTCGGTCCCCAGACCGACGAACCTGGCACGCTGACTCCGCCCCGCGCCTTCAATCTGATGTTCAAAACCTACGTCGGGGCATTGGAAAGCGCGTCGAATATCGCCTACTTACGGCCCGAGACCGCCCAAGGGATTTTCGCCAACTTCAAGAATGTCTGCGATACCACCCGGCTGAAAATCCCCTTCGGCATCGCTCAAATCGGCAAGAGCTTCCGCAACGAGATCAATCCGCGGAACTTCACCTTTCGATCCCGCGAATTCGAGCAGATGGAGATCGAGTTCTTCTGCCACCCCGATGAGGCCGCCACCTGGTACCGCTATTGGCGGGACGCCCGGTTCGCCTGGTACGTCCGCCACGGCTTGCGGTCGGATCGTCTGAGGCTGCGGGACCACGACCCGGCCGAATTGGCGTTTTACTCCACCGCCACCGCCGACATCGAATACGCCTTCCCCTTCGGCGTCAGTGAACTCGAGGGGATCGCGCATCGGGGCGACTACGACCTAACACAACATCAGAAGTTTAGCGGCAAGGATTTGTCCTACTTCGACGACGAGACCAAACAGCGGTTCGTCCCGCACGTCATCGAACCCTCTGCCGGGGCCGATCGAGCCACCTTGGCGTTTTTGTGCGAGGCGTACCACGAGGACGAGGTCGGCGGCGAGGCCCGCACGGTGCTGAAATTCCACCCCCGTCTAGCTCCGATCAAGGCGGCGGTCCTCCCGCTGGTCAAAAAGGACGGGATGCCCGAAATGGCCGCCAAGATCTATCGCGAGCTCAAAACCCATTACAACGTCTTCTACGACGAGAAGGGAGCCATTGGACGGCGCTACCGTCGTCAGGACGAGGTGGGCACGCCCTTCTGTCTGACAATCGACGGCCAGAGTCTCCAGGATGGCACGGTGACGATCCGCGACCGGGATGATTGCCGCCAGTGGCGCGTCCCCTCGGCCAACATCGTGGGTGTGCTGGCGTCGCTCATGGCGGGCGAGCCGGTCCGCGGCGAGCCGGCCGCGGCCTCCGCGCCCACTGAGGCGGAGGGATGA
- a CDS encoding dynamin family protein, protein MDWTAAAAHFRDRLRQSLQVARRALDLATHPRAEVDPSAILALKALIPPLERQLGRLERGEFRIAVVGLEKAGKSTLVNAWLEHDLLPSDSARCTFTTTRVHAVAQEAEQRLEIDPFTPEEFQKLQDDLARIAQANTEEGRRAQADLDAIAAMRGALNVVIDEGERVLPFQNLEEIAEPLRRAVADPAQAYAVKEVRLFTNRLAAPPGVVFQDVPGLNSGLAKHVEESRAMLADCDAVILVQRSSTPSIEASEQRLIEFVHQGDDRVGVAGKLFVFLGRIDQEGSAESLRDNLELATRDWEARGRLTPDRIVVGSAAAFLVLKNLAKDNLLKNAGNRDKLLANLRHVTRCGEGYEDLLQATGIPRLKERVQRYLEHERVEALRLRCEEAIDDILRISTDIHSDVRHRFPEDPELARQLFEDERRIRFSNWWPGYWDRVRAELNRHYEREVIRRTPESPSARPLALEELRTRYVAAVEEGLNHLPALQPERRDTIFDSGTVFDSTRANLDWRRELYRQIADLLDDVARALALELEREATSLVDVMSDLLFRAPRVRAEMKKVPESIRLTMEHGLRALFLRFARPIAEALIRGPLGSETRQGTVVRLGPDIDLIDHYYEGGDPTYASLKRYLTYGPRPPADAREEERGSTRRSSVNVNGATDHPAGGPADSATSTGRRAAASLSRLVGRRRNKTVTSANAVPPSSAAADLAPPIPATRREDIIREVHADLEALRQYLLHAVFHAAGFAAFCEQELGRLRDRFLELESTWRGVAENEWLQGNPRLLAVVPPELRDSSGDTEICDRLKRLGAALREAWMADTEEDESS, encoded by the coding sequence ATGGACTGGACCGCCGCCGCCGCTCATTTCCGCGATCGTCTCCGCCAGTCTCTGCAGGTAGCGCGTCGCGCTTTGGACCTGGCCACCCATCCTCGCGCCGAGGTGGATCCCAGCGCCATTCTGGCCCTCAAAGCTCTCATCCCCCCCCTGGAGCGTCAGCTGGGCCGCCTGGAGCGCGGTGAGTTCCGCATCGCCGTGGTCGGCCTGGAGAAGGCGGGTAAAAGCACTCTGGTCAACGCCTGGTTAGAGCATGACTTGCTCCCCAGCGACAGCGCCCGCTGCACCTTCACCACCACCCGGGTCCACGCGGTCGCTCAGGAGGCCGAGCAGCGTCTGGAAATCGATCCCTTCACCCCCGAGGAGTTCCAGAAGCTCCAGGACGATCTGGCTCGGATCGCCCAGGCCAACACTGAGGAGGGACGCCGTGCTCAGGCCGATCTTGACGCGATCGCCGCGATGCGCGGCGCGCTCAATGTGGTCATCGACGAAGGGGAACGAGTGCTGCCGTTTCAGAACCTCGAGGAGATCGCCGAGCCTCTGAGGCGGGCGGTGGCTGACCCCGCCCAGGCTTACGCTGTCAAGGAGGTGCGCCTCTTCACCAACCGCCTGGCCGCCCCGCCCGGCGTGGTCTTCCAGGATGTGCCGGGACTCAACTCCGGTTTGGCCAAGCATGTCGAGGAGTCGCGGGCGATGCTGGCCGACTGCGACGCGGTCATTTTGGTCCAGCGCTCGAGTACGCCCTCGATCGAGGCCAGCGAACAGCGGCTCATCGAATTCGTCCATCAAGGGGACGACCGAGTGGGGGTCGCCGGCAAGCTCTTCGTCTTCCTCGGGCGGATTGACCAGGAAGGATCGGCCGAGTCGTTGCGGGACAACCTCGAACTGGCCACCCGCGATTGGGAAGCCCGCGGCCGCCTCACCCCCGATCGGATCGTGGTCGGCTCAGCCGCCGCTTTTCTCGTCCTCAAAAACCTCGCCAAGGACAACCTGCTCAAGAACGCGGGCAACCGCGACAAGCTGCTGGCCAACCTCCGTCACGTCACCCGCTGCGGCGAGGGATACGAGGACCTCCTTCAAGCCACCGGCATCCCCCGCCTCAAAGAGCGGGTTCAACGCTATCTGGAACACGAACGGGTCGAGGCGCTGCGGCTGCGGTGCGAGGAGGCCATCGACGACATTTTACGCATTTCCACCGATATTCATTCCGATGTTCGTCATCGTTTTCCCGAAGACCCCGAGTTGGCTCGGCAACTCTTCGAGGACGAGCGGCGCATCCGGTTCTCGAACTGGTGGCCAGGCTATTGGGATCGGGTCCGGGCCGAACTCAACCGCCATTATGAGCGCGAGGTCATCCGCCGCACCCCCGAATCCCCCTCGGCGCGACCGCTGGCCCTGGAGGAACTCCGCACTCGCTACGTCGCTGCCGTCGAGGAGGGACTCAACCACCTGCCGGCGCTCCAGCCCGAACGCCGCGACACCATCTTCGACTCGGGCACGGTGTTCGACTCCACCCGCGCCAACCTCGATTGGCGGCGCGAACTGTATCGCCAGATCGCCGACCTGCTCGACGACGTCGCCCGGGCCCTGGCTTTGGAACTGGAGCGGGAGGCGACCTCGTTGGTCGATGTGATGAGCGACCTGCTCTTCCGCGCCCCCCGCGTCCGCGCTGAAATGAAGAAGGTGCCCGAGTCGATCCGTCTGACGATGGAACACGGCCTCCGCGCGTTGTTTCTACGATTCGCCCGGCCAATCGCCGAGGCGCTGATTCGTGGTCCCCTCGGCTCAGAGACCCGTCAAGGCACCGTGGTGCGGTTGGGTCCGGACATCGATCTGATCGACCATTACTATGAGGGGGGAGACCCCACCTACGCCTCGCTCAAGCGGTATCTCACCTATGGGCCCCGCCCCCCTGCTGACGCTCGGGAGGAGGAACGCGGTTCAACGAGGCGATCCTCAGTCAACGTCAACGGCGCGACCGATCACCCCGCTGGCGGTCCGGCCGACTCGGCAACCTCAACTGGTCGCAGGGCCGCCGCGTCACTCTCGCGGCTGGTTGGGCGACGCCGCAACAAAACCGTCACGTCGGCCAACGCCGTCCCCCCCTCCTCGGCCGCAGCGGATCTCGCCCCGCCGATTCCCGCCACCCGCCGCGAGGACATCATCCGCGAGGTCCACGCCGATCTGGAGGCGCTGCGGCAGTACCTGTTGCACGCCGTCTTCCACGCCGCCGGCTTCGCCGCCTTCTGCGAACAGGAACTCGGGCGATTACGCGACCGCTTTCTCGAACTGGAAAGCACCTGGAGAGGCGTGGCCGAGAACGAGTGGCTTCAGGGCAATCCCCGGTTGCTGGCCGTGGTGCCGCCGGAGTTGCGCGACTCTTCGGGCGATACCGAGATTTGCGATCGCCTCAAACGGTTGGGAGCGGCGCTGCGCGAAGCCTGGATGGCCGACACCGAAGAGGACGAGTCGTCGTGA
- a CDS encoding serine/threonine-protein kinase, whose protein sequence is MSSATPPSRSSASEASDSTGSWRSPSPWDQAAGSNPSPDTPTSAASDSTGSWRSPSPLDQATESTADNGLPLPVDPNPTVISVRSQADPSPSSTLEEQEASTPARPGSSLSGREREAGSTDPRTPPDPPVPGDRIDGFVIVRPIGVGGMGAVYLAEDIRLERPVALKVLPPAHSRDADVVQRFYQEARAAAKLDHEHIARVHTIGHDGQYHYIAFEFIEGINLRQLVEENGPLPPATAIHYTLQVAHALAHASSRGVVHRDIKPSNIIVTTGDRAKLVDMGLARHFERGGDDTGGLTQSNMTLGTFDYISPEQARDPRTVDVRGDLYSLGCTLFHMLTGRPPFPEGTVLQKLLQHQEDPPPDPRAINPAVPQALAAVTIKLMAKDPARRHQTPEQLARDLREVAATLGLRVGEGSEGLVVPQAGSEVWGRALAWTVPVVGLLVLLLALVGFDLNAARTVPDDGLEAIGLGDNRIGGPMSGIAPELPPPFNPVAPDPTGPRAGLIVIELNEELIDLPTLLKERPAATIELVLTRLEPYRWKRSNEPIDLKGRHLRLRPDPNRAAGNRPVIRLDGGAVLRDGWVRMEGVEWIREPRLDAAEAALRGNGNGNANANAARGEPLGASPALRLDDGRLELINCLFRTIDGDADPNWVAVELRATRSTDSSGLPSRQGASGLILECGFGSAQRGLRLIGPVTLTIRDSQFLGLAPAVIHRPWFGSFSNVSGLAASLASGDPTSASAFGSARIELTRVVIQPRQESAVGNGAAPSPVVFDLGGTVPVLELSECRVEAGPYAGRLVLVRTDDPAGPLWRGVRNLYVGLARFLDGSQPNAPRIDEFDRWRDPSAIPVSESGTVALTLNPRWEVESQAVPVPPHVTVEAVARNDLDPPRREEQPSPRQPLANPSPSLAAAASQPDPGNTPRPSRVGPPPPAPTVATNPTTPAERIDSPPGPASDRPSPESAAAPSGSDRPLAPVTTPQRSLGLSGLNLGEGPAALRLPPPDAVADRERPNLVEADSKPLPTPAQVGSKPKEPEQPVAATNSTPTLTLAKPEPQPAEMDVDMMELLDQLGQNLNRNDTRLTSPNPSPPSTTRDSSKSEKVSGEPSHASNAAVEDSNRDPSTATIRDGRDLFRAIAAPRTRAGERILRLAAGPLSTSGFEFKGTGRLILAPAAEAGMAANRSDAQADPNSAQPRPILVLEQGEAAPRALDGFALPRGLIHVQAGELILQGVEVRLSIDREGRPGIAVPFSVAPGASLRLEDCLVTIAHAEETAVIGLIPADASITMVDSDPAPARVAIQNCLIRGGGDLFNLPSGVGLRAELSQVALAGSATLLNARGVPRDDPIPEIKLSLNRVTTLTRGPLIQVITQSAQPEPPFVEVEVVSSLVTTTSSTTPLVRLVAADDSNPFRRRFNWIGRGVGYHQIQIYRRDEIPVPAEVDPNLMIEPVETAITTDWTQAAWSQTLGESDRDALHGDLGLITPPSDARSFWTVTPADLERPAEARGSDRGADPKRLPAVGTQGTGTEGSTVAPR, encoded by the coding sequence GTGTCCAGTGCCACTCCTCCTTCCCGTTCCTCCGCTTCCGAGGCGTCCGACTCCACGGGGTCCTGGCGATCCCCCTCGCCTTGGGATCAGGCCGCCGGGTCCAACCCAAGCCCCGACACGCCCACCTCCGCCGCGTCCGACTCCACGGGGTCCTGGCGATCCCCCTCGCCTTTAGATCAGGCCACCGAGTCCACCGCGGACAACGGGCTTCCTCTGCCGGTGGATCCCAATCCGACGGTGATTTCGGTTCGCTCCCAAGCGGACCCCTCACCGTCCTCCACGCTGGAGGAACAAGAGGCCTCTACACCCGCCCGCCCTGGCTCGTCGCTGTCGGGACGGGAGCGGGAAGCTGGTTCGACCGACCCGCGGACCCCGCCGGATCCCCCGGTTCCCGGCGATCGAATCGACGGTTTCGTGATCGTGCGGCCGATCGGCGTGGGCGGCATGGGAGCGGTCTATTTGGCCGAAGACATCCGCCTGGAACGCCCCGTAGCGCTCAAAGTCCTGCCTCCGGCCCACTCGCGCGACGCCGACGTGGTGCAACGGTTCTATCAGGAGGCACGGGCCGCGGCCAAACTGGACCATGAACACATCGCGCGGGTCCACACCATTGGCCATGACGGCCAGTATCACTACATCGCCTTCGAGTTCATCGAAGGGATCAACCTCCGGCAACTCGTCGAAGAGAACGGGCCGCTGCCGCCGGCCACCGCGATCCACTACACCCTTCAGGTGGCCCACGCCCTGGCCCACGCCTCCTCCCGCGGCGTGGTTCACCGCGACATCAAGCCTTCCAACATCATCGTCACCACCGGCGATCGGGCCAAACTGGTCGATATGGGCCTGGCCCGCCACTTCGAGCGCGGCGGCGACGACACCGGCGGCCTGACCCAAAGCAACATGACCTTGGGCACCTTCGACTACATCAGCCCCGAACAAGCCCGTGACCCCAGGACTGTCGATGTGCGAGGCGATCTTTACAGCCTAGGATGCACGCTATTTCACATGCTAACAGGTCGCCCACCGTTTCCTGAGGGAACGGTGCTGCAAAAGCTACTTCAGCACCAGGAGGATCCCCCGCCCGATCCCCGCGCGATCAATCCCGCAGTGCCCCAGGCGCTGGCGGCGGTCACGATCAAGTTGATGGCCAAAGATCCGGCTCGTCGTCATCAGACTCCCGAGCAACTGGCCCGCGACCTGCGTGAGGTGGCCGCGACCCTGGGGTTGCGGGTGGGCGAGGGATCGGAAGGTCTGGTCGTTCCACAGGCCGGCTCCGAGGTTTGGGGCCGGGCGCTGGCCTGGACCGTCCCAGTGGTCGGGCTGCTGGTGCTGCTGCTGGCTCTGGTCGGCTTTGATCTCAACGCCGCCCGCACCGTCCCCGACGACGGCCTGGAGGCGATCGGTCTGGGCGACAACCGGATCGGCGGTCCGATGTCCGGCATCGCCCCGGAACTCCCCCCGCCCTTCAACCCGGTCGCACCCGACCCGACTGGTCCCCGCGCTGGTCTGATCGTGATCGAACTCAACGAGGAACTCATTGATCTGCCGACCTTGTTGAAGGAGCGACCGGCCGCCACGATTGAACTTGTGCTAACCCGCTTGGAACCTTACCGTTGGAAGCGTTCCAACGAGCCGATCGACCTTAAAGGACGCCACCTCCGTTTGCGTCCTGATCCCAACCGCGCTGCGGGCAACCGTCCCGTGATCCGTCTCGACGGCGGGGCCGTCCTACGCGACGGTTGGGTGCGGATGGAAGGGGTCGAATGGATCCGCGAACCTCGCCTCGACGCCGCTGAGGCCGCCCTGCGCGGCAACGGCAACGGCAACGCCAACGCCAATGCGGCCCGCGGCGAGCCCCTCGGCGCGTCGCCTGCTCTCAGGTTGGACGACGGACGTTTAGAACTGATCAACTGCCTCTTCCGAACCATCGACGGCGACGCCGACCCCAACTGGGTCGCGGTCGAACTGCGAGCGACCCGTTCAACCGACTCGAGTGGACTCCCATCGCGCCAGGGGGCCTCTGGCCTGATCCTGGAATGCGGGTTCGGTTCGGCTCAACGCGGCCTTCGCCTCATCGGTCCTGTCACCCTGACAATCCGGGACAGTCAATTCCTCGGTTTGGCTCCGGCAGTGATCCATCGGCCCTGGTTTGGAAGCTTCTCCAACGTCAGTGGCCTCGCCGCGTCGCTCGCTTCCGGCGACCCAACGTCCGCGTCCGCGTTCGGTTCGGCTCGGATCGAACTGACTCGGGTCGTGATCCAACCCCGGCAGGAGAGCGCGGTTGGCAACGGCGCAGCCCCAAGCCCCGTCGTTTTCGACCTAGGCGGGACGGTTCCGGTCCTGGAACTCAGCGAGTGTCGCGTCGAAGCCGGCCCCTACGCTGGACGCCTTGTCCTGGTGAGAACGGACGATCCCGCCGGCCCCCTTTGGCGAGGGGTTCGCAACCTCTACGTCGGTCTGGCCCGCTTCCTCGATGGCTCCCAACCCAACGCGCCGCGGATCGACGAGTTCGATCGCTGGCGCGATCCCTCGGCGATCCCTGTGTCGGAGTCCGGCACCGTCGCCCTGACGCTCAACCCGCGTTGGGAAGTCGAGTCCCAAGCGGTTCCCGTTCCACCCCACGTCACCGTGGAGGCGGTCGCTCGAAACGACCTTGATCCTCCGCGCCGCGAGGAGCAACCCTCCCCGCGCCAACCGCTTGCCAACCCATCGCCTTCGTTGGCCGCGGCCGCCTCCCAACCCGATCCTGGCAACACCCCGCGCCCTTCCCGGGTCGGCCCGCCCCCTCCTGCTCCAACCGTCGCAACCAATCCCACCACCCCAGCCGAGCGGATCGACTCCCCCCCTGGTCCCGCGTCGGACCGACCTTCGCCCGAGTCGGCAGCGGCTCCGTCAGGTTCCGATCGCCCCCTCGCTCCAGTCACGACCCCTCAAAGAAGTTTGGGGCTGAGCGGACTCAATCTGGGCGAAGGACCCGCGGCGCTGCGACTGCCTCCCCCCGACGCGGTCGCCGACCGCGAGCGCCCCAACCTGGTTGAGGCCGACTCCAAACCCTTGCCCACGCCTGCCCAGGTCGGGTCCAAACCCAAGGAACCGGAACAGCCGGTGGCGGCCACCAACTCTACTCCCACCCTGACGCTTGCCAAACCGGAGCCGCAACCAGCCGAGATGGACGTGGACATGATGGAGTTGCTGGACCAACTTGGTCAAAATCTCAACCGTAACGACACTCGACTGACCTCCCCCAACCCTTCCCCGCCTTCAACCACCCGAGATTCTTCCAAGTCCGAGAAAGTGTCGGGAGAACCGTCCCACGCTTCCAATGCCGCCGTGGAGGACTCGAACCGCGATCCCTCCACAGCGACGATCCGGGACGGTCGGGATCTCTTTCGAGCGATCGCCGCGCCTCGAACCCGTGCCGGGGAGCGGATTTTGAGATTGGCCGCCGGTCCCTTGTCCACCTCGGGTTTCGAGTTCAAGGGAACGGGCCGCCTCATTCTCGCCCCCGCCGCTGAGGCAGGAATGGCTGCCAATCGCTCCGACGCCCAAGCCGACCCCAACTCGGCACAGCCGCGGCCGATTCTGGTGCTGGAGCAAGGGGAAGCCGCTCCGCGCGCCCTCGACGGTTTCGCGCTGCCCCGCGGACTCATTCATGTCCAGGCCGGCGAGTTGATTCTCCAAGGTGTGGAAGTTCGGTTGTCGATTGATCGGGAAGGTCGCCCTGGGATCGCGGTGCCGTTTTCGGTGGCGCCAGGCGCGTCGCTGCGGCTGGAGGATTGCCTAGTGACGATCGCCCACGCCGAGGAGACGGCGGTGATCGGTCTGATCCCGGCCGACGCTTCGATCACAATGGTCGATTCGGACCCAGCTCCAGCCCGAGTGGCGATCCAAAACTGCCTCATTCGGGGCGGTGGGGATCTGTTCAACCTCCCGTCGGGCGTAGGGTTGCGGGCCGAACTGTCCCAGGTCGCTCTGGCTGGTTCTGCCACGCTCTTGAACGCGCGCGGCGTGCCCCGAGACGACCCGATCCCGGAAATCAAGCTGAGTTTGAATCGGGTTACCACCTTGACCCGCGGACCATTGATCCAAGTGATAACCCAAAGCGCTCAGCCCGAGCCTCCCTTCGTCGAGGTTGAGGTCGTGTCCAGCTTGGTGACCACCACCAGTTCTACCACCCCTTTGGTTCGTCTGGTGGCCGCGGACGACTCCAACCCGTTCCGACGCCGGTTCAACTGGATCGGCCGCGGGGTAGGGTATCATCAAATTCAAATCTATCGACGTGATGAAATTCCCGTCCCTGCCGAAGTCGATCCTAACCTGATGATCGAGCCGGTCGAAACCGCGATCACCACCGACTGGACCCAAGCGGCCTGGAGTCAAACTCTGGGCGAGTCTGACCGCGACGCGCTTCACGGCGACCTCGGGCTGATCACGCCTCCTTCGGACGCGCGATCGTTCTGGACCGTGACCCCCGCTGACCTGGAACGCCCTGCCGAAGCTCGGGGGAGCGATCGCGGGGCCGATCCCAAGCGGTTGCCGGCGGTGGGAACCCAAGGAACGGGAACCGAGGGTTCCACCGTTGCGCCTCGTTGA
- a CDS encoding 2-phosphosulfolactate phosphatase, with protein MSTHPLTNSHEVPARSSSDGSAVALRVRGLATSECVGRGTVLDLAGLQAETKTTRVWAVVFDVLRATTVIVRAIESGALGVRPCLTIDQARAVATAQPSSSRVLGGERGGKAIDGFDLGNSPAEYTPERCRGRLVVLTTTNGTRALEAAAGAERVFVAAFVNLAATARHLVACLERELQAAPIRDSWAPPLLLLVPAGTDGRVSQEDVLAAGGLIAALQDQVQAAEPARPPRLRFTCDDDETLLAHLAWRAVAAERQTAATATDRDAILAERLKWGRGGRNLLDLGFGRDLEDCARVDSLPRVVARDPNSGLLVAEESDSPPSVA; from the coding sequence ATGTCCACGCATCCGTTGACCAATTCCCACGAGGTGCCCGCGCGATCTTCGTCCGATGGCTCGGCGGTCGCGTTGAGAGTTCGCGGTCTTGCGACCTCCGAATGCGTGGGTAGGGGCACGGTTCTCGATCTGGCCGGTCTCCAGGCCGAAACCAAGACCACGAGGGTTTGGGCCGTGGTCTTCGACGTGCTGAGGGCGACCACAGTGATCGTCCGGGCGATCGAATCGGGCGCGTTGGGCGTGCGTCCCTGCTTGACAATCGACCAAGCGCGCGCTGTTGCGACCGCTCAACCATCATCAAGCCGTGTGCTGGGCGGCGAGCGGGGCGGCAAGGCGATTGACGGGTTCGACCTGGGCAACTCCCCCGCTGAGTATACCCCCGAACGTTGCCGGGGACGTTTGGTCGTCCTCACCACCACCAACGGCACCCGCGCTTTGGAGGCGGCAGCGGGAGCCGAGCGGGTTTTCGTCGCCGCCTTCGTCAATCTCGCCGCCACCGCCCGGCATTTGGTCGCTTGTCTGGAGCGGGAACTCCAAGCCGCCCCCATCCGGGACTCGTGGGCCCCTCCCCTGTTGCTGCTGGTGCCAGCCGGCACCGACGGCCGCGTGAGTCAGGAGGACGTGCTGGCCGCCGGCGGTCTGATCGCCGCTTTGCAAGACCAAGTCCAAGCCGCGGAGCCGGCGCGGCCACCGCGTCTCCGATTCACTTGCGACGACGATGAAACCCTGCTGGCCCACCTGGCCTGGCGGGCTGTTGCGGCGGAACGCCAAACCGCCGCCACCGCGACCGACCGCGACGCGATTCTGGCGGAACGGCTAAAATGGGGACGCGGCGGACGCAACCTCCTCGACCTGGGATTCGGCCGCGACCTGGAGGACTGCGCCCGGGTCGATTCCCTGCCCCGCGTCGTGGCCCGCGATCCCAACTCCGGCCTGCTGGTCGCCGAGGAATCTGACTCCCCCCCTTCGGTGGCCTAA
- a CDS encoding sugar phosphate isomerase/epimerase family protein: MTSSSIANPNPNANHGANANPGSSPRSWRTCLAQVTLRAEGWESECEAIAKGGWDAVELDADRMARQVEAGRPAAPLARFAADRGLTLAALSGLKGPGPAEVLGHDEEAAQRARDRFRQRLDLAVELGVPRVILTADPTPLPASAPGVVPEADASLFGRWMEALRFQVEQARQRHLALSLEFHRGSRFCASLDTAAAVVAALGGAESGLSVAFDAFHYHCGPSKFDDLSLLHPRNLGWVQVCDLLGVPRELAGDGDRILPGEGDFRLGPLLETLAALGYDGMISLEVPARGFATIPADRVAMIAWHALQRTLELT; this comes from the coding sequence ATGACCTCCTCTTCGATCGCCAACCCCAACCCCAACGCCAACCACGGTGCCAACGCCAATCCGGGAAGCTCGCCCCGCTCGTGGCGGACCTGTCTGGCCCAGGTCACGCTTCGAGCCGAGGGTTGGGAGTCGGAATGCGAGGCGATCGCCAAGGGAGGTTGGGACGCCGTCGAGCTGGACGCCGACCGGATGGCCCGCCAGGTCGAGGCGGGACGGCCCGCCGCACCACTCGCCCGCTTCGCCGCCGATCGCGGTCTGACCCTCGCGGCGCTCAGCGGTTTGAAGGGACCGGGACCGGCCGAAGTGCTGGGACACGACGAGGAGGCCGCCCAACGAGCCCGCGACCGGTTTCGTCAACGGCTCGACCTGGCGGTGGAACTGGGGGTTCCCCGGGTGATCCTCACTGCCGACCCCACTCCCCTGCCCGCCTCGGCCCCCGGCGTCGTGCCCGAAGCCGACGCCTCGCTGTTCGGCCGCTGGATGGAGGCGTTGCGGTTCCAAGTCGAGCAGGCTCGGCAACGCCACCTCGCCCTGAGCCTGGAGTTTCATCGCGGGTCGCGGTTCTGTGCCTCGCTGGACACCGCCGCGGCGGTCGTGGCCGCTCTGGGCGGAGCCGAGTCGGGCCTGAGCGTGGCTTTCGACGCCTTCCATTATCATTGCGGACCCAGTAAGTTCGACGACCTCAGCCTGCTCCACCCTCGCAACCTAGGCTGGGTTCAGGTTTGCGACCTTCTGGGAGTGCCCCGCGAACTGGCCGGCGACGGCGATCGCATCCTCCCCGGCGAGGGCGACTTTCGCCTGGGTCCCCTTTTGGAGACCCTCGCCGCCTTGGGGTATGATGGAATGATCTCGTTGGAGGTGCCCGCTCGCGGCTTCGCCACCATCCCCGCCGATCGGGTGGCTATGATCGCGTGGCATGCCCTTCAACGCACCCTCGAACTCACTTAA